In the genome of Caulobacter flavus, the window GGCGAAGGCCTCGCGCCAAGCCTTGGGCGTCAGGCCGGGATCCAGGGAGAGGGGGGCTTGCTGGGGCATCGACGGAAACCGGAAACGAAAAACGCCCCGGCGAGGCCGGGGCGTCTTCGAAGATAGGGCCTAAGCTTAGCGGGGCGCCAGGATCATGATCATCTGGCGGCCTTCCATGCGAGGCTCGTACTCGACCTTGGCGACCTCGTCGAAGTCGGCCTTGACCTGCTGCAGCAGCTTCATGCCGAGTTCGGGGTGCGCCATTTCGCGACCGCGGAAGCGCAGGGTGACCTTCACCTTGTCGCCTTCCTCGAAGAAGCGGAACATCGACTTGGCCTTAACGTCGTAGTCGTGCTTGTCGATGTTCGGGCGGAGCTTGATCTCCTTGAGCTCGACCACCTTCTGACGCTTGCGGGCCTCGTTCTTCTTCTTCTGCTCCTGGAACTTGAACTTGCCGTAGTCCAGAATCTTGCAGACGGGCGGGTTCGCGTTCGGAACGATTTCGACCAGGTCCAGCCCAGCTTCCTCGGCCGCCTCCATGGCGGACGCGGTCGGCATCTCGCCCTGCTTCTCGCCGTTCTGGTCGATCAGCAGCACGCGGGGGACGCGGATTTCATCGTTGATACGCGGTCCATCCTTGACGGGCGGCGCTTGCATGGGACGGCGAATAGGGGCGGCTCCGGAATTGTTGTAGAGGATTTCGCGCGGCGCCCATGGGGGACGTCGCGTTCAGATGATATATGACGCCAGACACGGGCGCTATCAAGCGTCCGGAACGACAAGAGCGTTCCACGCGGCCCAGGATCGGCGGCGAAAGGGGCGACAGGGCGGGAACGCGATCGGGACGGGCGGCCGTTTCCCATCCCTCCAGACGACGATTCGACGCCCTTGAACGCCGCCGCCGCCTCCTCCGTCCCGCCCATGCCCGCCACGCGCCACACGATCGTCGAGGACGTTCACGCGCTGCTGATCGGCACTAGCTTCATCGCCGTGGGCCTGACCCTTCTGAAGACCGCCGGCCTGGTGACCGGCGGCATCGCCGGGATCGCCCTGATCGTCTCCTATCTCGGCGGCTGGCCGGTGGGGGTGGTGTTCTTCGTCCTGAACCTGCCGTTCTACGTCTTCGCCCAGCGGGCGCTGGGCTGGACCTTCGCCTTCAAGACCCTGGCGGTGAACGTGGCGCTGACCACACTGACCCTGGCCCTGCCGCACTGGCTGAAGCTGAAGGGCGTGGACCCGATCTTCGCGGCGGTGTTCGGCGGCACCATCATCGGCATGGGGATCCTGGCGCTGGCCCGTCACCGCGCCTCGGTCGGCGGCATCGGCGTGCTGGGCCTCTGGCTGCAGGAAAAGCGCGGGATCAGCGCCGGCAAGGTGCAGATGGGCACCGACGTGCTGGTGGTGGGGGCGGCCTTCATGGTGGTCAGCCTCGACAAGCTGCTGCTGTCGGTCCTGTCGGCGGTGGCGCTCAGCATCGTCATCATCGCCAACCACAAGCCGGGCCGCTACGCCGGCTACTGACGGCCATGTTCATTGCCCCGGTTGGGCCAAGCTGGCATACGACGCGCGACGTAGCGTGCGTTAGCGCTACCAGGAGTTCCGCATGACCCGCCCCGTCCTGGCGACCGCCCGCGCCCGCGTCGAACTGCTGCCCGAAGTGGGCGGTTCGATCGGTCGCTTCGTGTTCGACGGACGCGACGTGCTGCGCCCGACGCCGGAAGGCGCGACCGACGCCCTGAACGTCGGCTGCTTCCCCCTCGTGCCGTTCTGCAACCGCATTCCCAGCGGCCGCTTCGCCTTCCAGGGGCGCGAGGTCGTTCTGGCCCCGAACCTCGACGGCCATCCGCACCCGCTGCACGGCCAGGGCTGGCGCGCGGCCTGGACGGTCACGGGCCTGTCCGACACCCGCGCGGTCCTGACCTACGACCATGCGCCGTCCGACTGGCCGTGGGCCTATCGCGCCGAGCAGATCCTGGTGCTTTCCGACCAGGGCCTTCGCGTCGAGCTGTCGGTGACCAACACCGGAGCCGAAGTGATGCCCGCGGGCCTGGGCCTGCATCCCTATTTCGCCGCCCGCCCCGGCGAGGCCCTGAAGATGGACGTCGACGGCGTCTGGATGGTCGACGCCGACGTCCTGCCGACCGTCCACCAGCAGGGACCCTGGATGCGCGACTGGACGGTGGGCGCGCCGACCGCGACCGACAGCCTGATCGACAACTGCTGGACCGGCTTTGGCGGCAAGGCCGTGCTGTCGGCCCCGGAAGGCTCCTCGACGATCATCGAGGCCTCGGACAACTGCCGCTGGGCTCACGTCTATTCGCCGCCGGGCGCCGACTTCGTCTGCGTCGAGCCCACCTCCAGCCGTCCCGATCCGTTCGGCCCCGGGTTCGGCGAAGGCCAGACCGGGATCGTCGCGCTGGCGCCGGGCGAGAAGGCGTCGGTCTGGATGACCCTGACGATCGCATGATCGCCGACCTGCTCGATTTGCGCCGGATCAAGGCGCGCTGGACCGACACCGGCTTGACTGGCGCCATGTGCGCCCCTTCGCCCGCCCGTCCGCTGGTGATCATCGTCGAGGCCGACGAGGCCCTGCGCGAGGCCCTGGCCTTCGCCCTGGAGACCGAGGGCTACTGGCCGCGCGCCTTCGCAGAGGTCGCGGAGGTTCCGCTGGCCGAGCTGATCGCCGCCGACTGCCTGGTGCTGGACGTCGACCTGCTGGCCCTGGCCTCGCTGCGCGGCAAGGGCGTGCGCACCCCGGCCGTGCTTCTGGCCGAAGGACCCGTCGACCTGACCGTCACCGACGCCCTGTGGGCGGGCGTGGCCCACAAGCCGCTGATCACCGACGCCCTGAGCCTGCAGGTGAAGAAGGCGGTGGGGGCGTAACCTCGACCCTCCCCGGAAGGGGGAGGGGTCTTCAGTTCCGTACCGACAGCGTCATCCGCACCAGGGCCGCCAGATTGTCGGCGTGCATCTTGCTCATCAGCTTGGCGCGATAGATCTCGACCGTGCGCGGGCTGATGCCCAGGTCGCGGGCGATGATCTTGTTGGGATGGCCGGCGACCACGCCGTCCAGCACCTGGCGCTCGCGCTCGGACAGGGTCTCCATCCGCGCCAGCACCTGGGCCTGATCGTTGCTGACCGCGGGCTGGGGCGCGGCGGCCAGGGCGCGTTCGAGGGCGGCCAGGATCCGGGCCTCGGAGAACGGCTTCTCGATGAAGTCGACCACGCCGTCGCGCATGGCCTCGACGGCCATCGGGATGTCGCCGTGGCCGGTGATCATCACCACGGGCAGGGACGAGCCCTCGGCCTTCAGGCGGCGGACCAGTTCCTGGCCGGTCATACCGGGCATGCGCACGTCGGTGATCACGCAGCCGGGCTCGATCTCAGACAGTTCGGACAGGAAGGCCAGGGCGCTGGCGTAGGTGCGCACGCGGAAGTCAGCCGTCTCCAGCAGGAAGGCCAGCGAGTCGCGGGCGTCTGCATCGTCGTCGACCACGTGCACAACGGCGTCGCTCATCAAATCGTCTCCTGGTCGGCTTCAGGCGTGCGGGGTTTGGCCCGGGCTGGGGCGGGGCCGGGCGGCAGGGTGAAGCGGAACACCGTCCCGCCGCCGGGATTGGCGTCGGCCCAGATGCGGCCGCCGTGCGCTTCGATGATCGAGCGCGAGATCGACAGGCCCACGCCCATGCCCTCGGCCTTGGTGGTCATGAACGGCTGGAACAGCCGCTCGCGGAACTCGTCGTCGACCCCGGCGCCGGTGTCGGCCACCGACACCTCGACCGTCCCGTCCTCCAGCCGGCGGCTGGCGACCGTCAGGCGTCGCACGGCCCGGCCGTCCATGGCCTCGACGGCGTTGCGGATCAGGTTGACCAGAACCTGCTGGATCTGCACCCGGTCGGCGAACACCGCGTCGCAGGCGCCGTCCAGGGCGACGCGGACCTCGGCCTGGCCTTCGCGCACGCCGATCAGGGCCAGGGCGCTGGCGTCGTCGACCAGTTCCGACAGGCTCTCGACGTCGCGCTCGGTGGCGCCGCGCCGCACGAACTCGCGCATGCGGTGGATGACGTCGCCAGCGCGCAGCGCCTGGTCCGACGCGCGGTCGATGGCGTCGCGCACCTTGGCCTGGTCCTCGGGGCGGCCACGATCCATCAGCCGGCGCGAGCCGGTCAGCAGGTTGGCGATGGCCGACAGCGGCTGGTTCAGCTCGTGGGCCAGTGTGGTGGCCATCTCGCCCATGGCGGTCAGGCGCGAGACGTGGACCAGCTCGCCCTGCAGCTCCTGCAGGCGGGCCTGGGTGGCGTGGCGCTCGGTCAGGTCGCGGATGAAGCCGGTATAGGCGCGGATGGGGCCCTTGGTCTCGCCCACCGCCAGCTCCATGGGGAAGGTCGTGCCGTCGCGGCGCAGGCCGGTGACGACCCGGCCGATGCCGATCACGCGCTTCTCGCCGGTCGTCGCGTAGCGCTCGAGATAGTCGTCGTGGGCGCTCTGGTGCGGCTCGGGCATCAGCATGCTGACGTTCCTGCCGACGACCTCGGCGGCGCGCCATCCGAACAGGCGCTCGGCCGCGGGGCTGAACGAGGTCATGATTCCGCGCGGATCGATGACGACCACGGCGTCGGGCACGGTGTCGAGGATCGAGCGCAGGTGGCTGGTCATGGCCACGGTGCGGTGACGGGCGGCGTGGAACCAGCCGCCGCCGATCGACATGCCCACCCCGATCATCAGGAACACGATGCTGGAGACCGCCGTCGCCTGGTCGGGGTGCGGCGAGAAGGTCAGGAACCAGACGATGGCCGAGGCCAGCACCGTCGAGATCAGGCCGGGCACCAGTCCGCCGAGGGCGGCGCTGACCAGCACCGAGGGCACGAACAGCAGGAAGGCCGCCGGCGCGGCGTAGCGGCTGGGCAGGGCGAAGTAGAGCAGGGCGCAGGCGGCGATCATCGTCGCCGAGGCCAGGAACACGCCGGGGCGCAGCTCGCTGTACAGCGGGCCGGGAGCACGCGGGGGAGCGGCCATGGGCCTCAAGGCTTCGCCGGTTCGATCATGGGGCGGCTTATAGCCGACCCGGCGGGCCGCGACACCGTCTCGACCGACATCGACCGTTCGCACAGCGCCAGCGGCGCCCGGCGGTGGCTGACAAGCACCAGGCCCTGCCCGGTTTCGCGCAGGCGGGCGTCCAGCCGCGCGACGACCAGCGCCTCGGTCGCCGCATCGAGGCCCTCGGTCGGCTCGTCCAGCAGCAGCCAGGGGGCGTCGCGCAGCAGGGCGCGGGCCAGGGACAGGCGCCGGCGCTCGCCGCCCGACAGCCGCTCGCCGGCCTCGCCCAGCCAGGTGTCGAGCCCCTGGGGCAGGGCGCGGACCCGGTCGGCCAGGGCCGCGTCGTCGAGGGCGGCCCACAAAGCTTCGTCCGTGGCGGCGGGCGCGGCCAGCTTCAGGTTCTCGCGCACCGTGCCGGCCAGCAGGGCGGCGTCCTGCGGCGCGTAGGCGAAAGCGGGGCGAAGAGCGGCGGGCGACAGGTTCGCGCCGTCCTCGCCGTCCAGCGCGAAGGCGCCGGCCGGTGCGGAGCGCAGGCCGAGCAGTTGTTCCAGCCGGGTGGTCTTGCCGCTGCCGGTGGGGCCGGTCAGGGCCAGGCGCGAACCGGGGGGCAGGTCCAGGTCTTGCAGGCGCAGGGCGGGGCGGACGGCCTTGGCCGAAGCGGTGTCGGAGGGCGCGTGGCGCAGCAGGGCGTCCAGTCGCTGGCCGGCCGCCTCGGCCGCGCCGTCCTGCTCGAAGGCGCGGGCGATCGGGGCGGCGGCTTCGATGGCCATGACGGCGGCCAGGGCGGCGAGGGCCGCCAGCGGCGCCGAGGCCGGGGCGGCCAGGGCCAGCACGACGGCGACGGCCAGGCCGGTCAGCGCGCCTTCCGACAGGCCCAGGATCCCCTGCGCCCGTGCGGCGCGGACTTTCAGGGCGTCCAGGCGGTCGCCGAGCGCGGCGATGCGGTCGAGGGCGGGTCCTTGCGCGCCGTAGAC includes:
- a CDS encoding PAS domain-containing sensor histidine kinase yields the protein MAAPPRAPGPLYSELRPGVFLASATMIAACALLYFALPSRYAAPAAFLLFVPSVLVSAALGGLVPGLISTVLASAIVWFLTFSPHPDQATAVSSIVFLMIGVGMSIGGGWFHAARHRTVAMTSHLRSILDTVPDAVVVIDPRGIMTSFSPAAERLFGWRAAEVVGRNVSMLMPEPHQSAHDDYLERYATTGEKRVIGIGRVVTGLRRDGTTFPMELAVGETKGPIRAYTGFIRDLTERHATQARLQELQGELVHVSRLTAMGEMATTLAHELNQPLSAIANLLTGSRRLMDRGRPEDQAKVRDAIDRASDQALRAGDVIHRMREFVRRGATERDVESLSELVDDASALALIGVREGQAEVRVALDGACDAVFADRVQIQQVLVNLIRNAVEAMDGRAVRRLTVASRRLEDGTVEVSVADTGAGVDDEFRERLFQPFMTTKAEGMGVGLSISRSIIEAHGGRIWADANPGGGTVFRFTLPPGPAPARAKPRTPEADQETI
- a CDS encoding YitT family protein, whose product is MPATRHTIVEDVHALLIGTSFIAVGLTLLKTAGLVTGGIAGIALIVSYLGGWPVGVVFFVLNLPFYVFAQRALGWTFAFKTLAVNVALTTLTLALPHWLKLKGVDPIFAAVFGGTIIGMGILALARHRASVGGIGVLGLWLQEKRGISAGKVQMGTDVLVVGAAFMVVSLDKLLLSVLSAVALSIVIIANHKPGRYAGY
- a CDS encoding amino acid ABC transporter ATP-binding/permease protein, coding for MSKSPLSKLVAEQRRRQAGPLIIAAVAAAVVGAASTALLGLSGWFITGAALAGAAGLATAQAFNVLLPSATIRLLAILRTVARYGERLQGHAAALDALAAIRPRLFAALAAAPPREALAVSRGEAAARLVQDVDAVETRFVRLSAPWGAGAGVGMAIALAALAGVWPALAILTAIAVHLVLARALTRRLSAPAGAAIQAAAGELKEALAAFAAAAPELKVYGAQGPALDRIAALGDRLDALKVRAARAQGILGLSEGALTGLAVAVVLALAAPASAPLAALAALAAVMAIEAAAPIARAFEQDGAAEAAGQRLDALLRHAPSDTASAKAVRPALRLQDLDLPPGSRLALTGPTGSGKTTRLEQLLGLRSAPAGAFALDGEDGANLSPAALRPAFAYAPQDAALLAGTVRENLKLAAPAATDEALWAALDDAALADRVRALPQGLDTWLGEAGERLSGGERRRLSLARALLRDAPWLLLDEPTEGLDAATEALVVARLDARLRETGQGLVLVSHRRAPLALCERSMSVETVSRPAGSAISRPMIEPAKP
- a CDS encoding aldose 1-epimerase, with translation MTRPVLATARARVELLPEVGGSIGRFVFDGRDVLRPTPEGATDALNVGCFPLVPFCNRIPSGRFAFQGREVVLAPNLDGHPHPLHGQGWRAAWTVTGLSDTRAVLTYDHAPSDWPWAYRAEQILVLSDQGLRVELSVTNTGAEVMPAGLGLHPYFAARPGEALKMDVDGVWMVDADVLPTVHQQGPWMRDWTVGAPTATDSLIDNCWTGFGGKAVLSAPEGSSTIIEASDNCRWAHVYSPPGADFVCVEPTSSRPDPFGPGFGEGQTGIVALAPGEKASVWMTLTIA
- the infC gene encoding translation initiation factor IF-3 is translated as MQAPPVKDGPRINDEIRVPRVLLIDQNGEKQGEMPTASAMEAAEEAGLDLVEIVPNANPPVCKILDYGKFKFQEQKKKNEARKRQKVVELKEIKLRPNIDKHDYDVKAKSMFRFFEEGDKVKVTLRFRGREMAHPELGMKLLQQVKADFDEVAKVEYEPRMEGRQMIMILAPR
- the fixJ gene encoding response regulator FixJ; translation: MSDAVVHVVDDDADARDSLAFLLETADFRVRTYASALAFLSELSEIEPGCVITDVRMPGMTGQELVRRLKAEGSSLPVVMITGHGDIPMAVEAMRDGVVDFIEKPFSEARILAALERALAAAPQPAVSNDQAQVLARMETLSERERQVLDGVVAGHPNKIIARDLGISPRTVEIYRAKLMSKMHADNLAALVRMTLSVRN